The proteins below are encoded in one region of Saccopteryx leptura isolate mSacLep1 chromosome 1, mSacLep1_pri_phased_curated, whole genome shotgun sequence:
- the TMEM151B gene encoding transmembrane protein 151B codes for MSPPGSAAGESAGGGGGGGGGPGVPEEPTTAVAADEGPAREEQRPIQPSFTKSLCRESHWKCLLLSLLMYGCLGAVAWCHVTTVTRLTFSSAYQGNSLMYHDSPCSNGYVYIPLAFLLMLYAVYLVECWHCQARHELQHRVDVSSVRERVGRMQQATPCIWWKAISYHYVRRTRQVTRYRNGDAYTTTQVYHERVNTHVAEAEFDYARCGVRDVSKALVGLEGAPATRLRFTKCFSFASVEAENAYLCQRARFFAENEGLDDYMEAREGMHLKNVDFREFMVAFPDPTRPPWYACSTAFWAAALLTLSWPLRVLAEYRTAYAHYHVEKLFGLEGPGSASSAGGGLSPSDELLPPLTHRLPRVNTVDSTELEWHIRSNQQLVPSYSEAVLMDLAGLAARGAGGAAGGYAPTCRYGGVGGPGAAGVAPFRRSCEHCQRAVSSSSIFSRSALSICASPRAGPGPGGGPGCGGSRFSLGRLYGSRRSCLWRSRSGSVNEASCPTEQTRLSSQASMGDDEDDDEEEAGPPPPYHDALYFPVLIVHRQEGCLGHSHRPLHRHGSCVETSL; via the exons ATGTCCCCCCCTGGCTCGGCCGCGGGAGAGAgcgccggcggcggcggcggcggcggtggcggcccCGGGGTCCCGGAGGAGCCCACGACAGCGGTGGCGGCGGACGAGGGTCCCGCCCGAGAGGAG CAGCGTCCCATCCAGCCCTCTTTCACCAAGTCCCTCTGCCGTGAGTCCCATTGGAAGTGCCTGCTGCTCTCCCTGCTCATGTACGGCTGCCTGGGGGCCGTGGCCTGGTGCCATGTCACCACGGTGACCCGCCTCACCTTCAGCAGCGCCTACCAGGGCAACAGCCTCATGTACCATGACAGCCCCTGCTCCAACGGCTATGTCTACATTCCCCTGGCCTTTCTGCTCATGCTGTATGCCGTCTATCTGGTGGAGTGCTGGCACTGCCAAGCCCGCCATGAGCTGCAGCACCGTGTGGATGTGAGCAGTGTTCGGGAGCGCGTAGGCCGCATGCAGCAGGCCACGCCCTGCATTTGGTGGAAGGCCATCAGCTACCACTATGTTCGCCGCACCCGCCAAGTCACCCGATACCGCAACGGGGACGCCTACACCACCACCCAG GTCTACCATGAACGAGTCAACACGCACGTGGCGGAGGCTGAGTTCGACTACGCGCGCTGCGGTGTCCGCGACGTGTCCAAGGCGCTGGTGGGGCTGGAGGGCGCGCCAGCCACGCGGCTGCGCTTCACCAAGTGCTTCAGTTTCGCCAGCGTGGAGGCCGAGAACGCATATCTGTGCCAGCGCGCGCGCTTCTTCGCCGAGAACGAGGGCCTGGACGACTACATGGAGGCACGCGAGGGCATGCACCTCAAGAACGTGGATTTCCGCGAGTTCATGGTGGCCTTCCCGGACCCGACCAGGCCGCCGTGGTACGCCTGCTCGACGGCCTTCTGGGCTGCAGCGCTGCTGACGCTGTCGTGGCCGCTGCGCGTGCTGGCTGAGTACCGCACGGCCTACGCGCACTACCACGTGGAGAAGCTCTTTGGCCTGGAGGGCCCAGGCTCGGCCAGCAGTGCGGGAGGCGGCCTGAGCCCCAGCGACGAGCTGCTGCCCCCGCTCACCCACCGCCTGCCGCGGGTCAACACGGTGGACAGCACGGAGCTCGAGTGGCACATCCGTTCCAACCAGCAGCTCGTGCCCAGCTACTCCGAGGCGGTGCTCATGGACTTGGCGGGGTTGGCGGCGCGCGGCGCGGGGGGCGCCGCGGGCGGGTACGCGCCCACCTGCCGCTACGGCGGGGTGGGCGGCCCGGGCGCGGCGGGCGTGGCCCCGTTCCGGCGCAGCTGCGAGCACTGCCAGCGCGCTGTCAGCAGCTCGTCCATCTTCTCGCGCAGCGCCCTGAGCATCTGCGCCAGCCCGCGGGCCGGCCCGGGGCCCGGCGGAGGGCCGGGCTGCGGGGGCAGCCGCTTCTCGCTTGGCCGCCTTTATGGCTCGCGGCGCAGCTGCCTGTGGCGCAGCCGGAGCGGGAGCGTCAACGAGGCGAGCTGTCCCACGGAGCAGACGCGGTTATCGAGCCAGGCCAGCATGGGGGACGACGAGGACGACGACGAGGAGGAGGCCGGCCCGCCGCCGCCCTACCACGACGCCCTCTACTTTCCGGTTCTCATCGTGCACCGGCAGGAGGGGTGTCTGGGCCACAGCCACCGGCCGCTGCACCGCCACGGTTCCTGCGTGGAGACCTCACTGTGA